GCGCGGCGCGTACTTGGAGAGTTCCGTGCGGTTGGTCTTGATCGTCTCTTCCATCTTATTGAGGATCAAGCCGCGCGCTTCGCGGGCCTGTTCAAAGGCTTGCTTCGTCAACTCCAGGGTCAGGCCGTGGAGCTTGAGGTCGGTCTGGAAACCCGTGATGCCTTTGCGGGTGCCGGCGACCTTGAAATCCATGTCGCCGAAATGATCTTCGGAACCCAGGATGTCGGTGAGCATGGCGGACTTGCCGGTCTTCTCATCCACGACGAGACCGATGGAGATGCCCGCGACGGGCGCTTTCATCGGTACGCCCGCATCGAGCAGGGAAAGAGTTGCACCGCAAACGCTCGCCATTGAGGTTGAGCCATTCGATTCCATAATCTCGGAGGTGACGCGGATGGTGTACGGGAAATCCACTTCATCGGGGATCATCGGCTCGACGGAACGCTCGGCGAGCGCGCCATGGCCGATTTCGCGGCGACCCGGGGAACCGGTGCGCCCGGTTTCACCAACGCTGAAAGGTGGGAAGTTGTAATGAAGGATGAACTTCTTTTCCGTCGGACCACCGGTCCAGGCGTCCATGTCCTGGGTGTCCGATTTCGAGCCGAGGGTGGTCATGACCAGCGCCTGCGTTTCGCCGCGTTGAAAAATGGCGGAGCCGTGTGTGCGCGGGAGGATGCCGACTTCGGTGTAGAGCGGGCGCAGGTCGCGGGAGCCGCGGCCATCAGGGCGCTTGTTGTCGTTGACGATGGAATTGCGGATGGCGTCGTTCTGAATCTTGTGGAACGACTCCTTGAGTTCGAAGGGAGTGATGTCGGGGAACTTCTTCTTGAGGCCCTCGACCAACTTCTCCT
This portion of the Verrucomicrobiia bacterium genome encodes:
- a CDS encoding polyribonucleotide nucleotidyltransferase; its protein translation is MHHTVRVPVGDKELIIETGKLAKQADGAAVVTYGETVLIVTAVASNSTRDELDFFPLTVDYREKAAAAGKFPGGYFKREGRPTEKEILTARMIDRPCRPLFPEGFYNDTQIMAILLSADVVNDPDMLAINGASAALAVSDIPWHGPIAAVRVARVGGELIVNPTHEQRKDSDLDLVYVGNEKDLVMIEGAGQEISEADMMKAVEFAHSHAQKIVAGINELVKKAGKPKRQVKLYTVSPEIQAAAREIIGSEILGAILTPGKLARHAAEHVCKEKLVEGLKKKFPDITPFELKESFHKIQNDAIRNSIVNDNKRPDGRGSRDLRPLYTEVGILPRTHGSAIFQRGETQALVMTTLGSKSDTQDMDAWTGGPTEKKFILHYNFPPFSVGETGRTGSPGRREIGHGALAERSVEPMIPDEVDFPYTIRVTSEIMESNGSTSMASVCGATLSLLDAGVPMKAPVAGISIGLVVDEKTGKSAMLTDILGSEDHFGDMDFKVAGTRKGITGFQTDLKLHGLTLELTKQAFEQAREARGLILNKMEETIKTNRTELSKYAPR